In the genome of Lacerta agilis isolate rLacAgi1 chromosome 2, rLacAgi1.pri, whole genome shotgun sequence, one region contains:
- the PSMB8 gene encoding proteasome subunit beta type-8, protein MTLGSNGGPSSDASWKAASKSRTLPNWELSRNWQRHLLLHMVVVILPPPTTKGVECGVCLDREPSVRASPQPCALLLRRPLQARPCPSPTWRTEGSGEGGAERWRGETGRGDTGRALPLSLSLRRKRRSGDGAPRRLQTGARRLGLEPARRADTPRPGAAGHYAFGVEKPQIAVPPGRQPSDFLQTHCEGSGNNGQRIELEHGTTTMAFTFQHGVIVATDSRASAGTYISEKLFNKVIEINPYLLGTMSGSAADCQYWERLLAKYCRLYYLRNKERISISAASKLLANMLAEYKGMGLSVGSMLCGWDKKVLPFFSRVPGLYYIDSNGVRLGGPLFSTGSGNCYAYGILDSGHRPDLSVEEAYELGRKAISYATHRDAYSGGVVNMYHMKEDGWIRVGRTDVSDLLHQYAEEKK, encoded by the exons atgaccctcgggtccaATGGGGGTCCAAGTTCTGACGCCAGTTGGAAGGCTGCAAGCAAGAGCCGCACTCTCCCCAATTGGGAGCTCTCCAGGAACTGGCAGAGGCATTTACTGCttcacatggtggtggtg ATTCTCCCGCCCCCTACAACCAAGGGGGTGGAGTGTGGGGTCTGTTTGGATAGGGAACCCTCGGTGCGCGCCTCTCCCCAGCCGTGCGCCCTGCTCCTTCGCCGACCTCTCCAAGCGCGCCCTTGCCCATCCCCGACGTGGCGCACGGAGGGaagcggggagggaggagcagagaggtGGCGGGGGGAGACAGGGAGAGGCGACACTGGTCGGGCGCTGCCGCTTTCGCTTTCACTTAGAAGAAAGAGGCGAAGCGGCGATGGCGCTCCTCGACGTTTGCAGACTGGAGCGCGGCGCCTGGGACTGGAACCCGCTCGGAGAGCCGACACCCCGCGGCCGGGGGCAGCCGGGCATTACGCTTTCGGGGTGGAGAAGCCCCAGATCGCCGTGCCCCCCGGGAGGCAG ccttctgatttcCTGCAGACCCACTGCGAGGGCAGCGGCAACAACGGGCAGCGGATTGAGCTGGAGCATGGCACCACCACAATGGCCTTCACTTTCCAGCATGGCGTCATCGTCGCCACCGATTCCCGGGCATCGGCTGGCACCTACATCA GTGAAAAGTTGTTCAACAAAGTGATTGAGATCAACCCCTACTTGTTGGGCACCATGTCTGGGAGTGCTGCAGACTGCCAGTACTGGGAGCGACTCCTGGCCAAATACTGCAG ATTGTACTACTTACGCAACAAGGAGCGAATCAGCATCTCGGCTGCTTCCAAACTGCTGGCCAACATGCTTGCTGAGTACAAGGGGATGGGGCTGTCTGTGGGGAGCATGCTGTGCGGCTGGGACAAGAAG gttcttccttttttttctagGGTCCCTGGACTTTACTACATAGATAGTAATGGGGTACGCCTGGGTGGCCCCCTCTTTTCCACGGGAAGTGGGAACTGCTATGCCTATGGGATCCTGGACAGCGGCCATCGCCCCGATCTCAGCGTGGAGGAGGCCTACGAACTCGGCAGGAAGGCCATCTCGTACGCCACCCACCGCGACGCCTACTCAGGCGGTGTGGTGAACA TGTATCACATGAAGGAAGACGGCTGGATCCGGGTCGGGCGCACAGATGTCAGCGATCTGCTCCACCAGTACGCCGAAGAAAAGAAGTGA